The Notolabrus celidotus isolate fNotCel1 unplaced genomic scaffold, fNotCel1.pri scaffold_524_arrow_ctg1, whole genome shotgun sequence genomic sequence agggagagagagaggagagagagagagagagatagagagagagagagatagagagagagagatagggagagagagagagagagggagagagagagagagggcgagagagagagagagggagagagagagagagagagagagggagagagagagagagagagggcgagagagagagagagagggcgagagagagagagagggcgagagagacagagagagagagagagagagagagagagagagagagagagagagacagagagagagagagagagagagagagagagagagatagtgaggacacagacagacaggtggatcAGGTGGATCATGTGGATCATGTGGATCAGGTGGATCAGGTGGATCAGGTGGATCCAGTCTTACGTTTCCAGCGGTGAAGGTGAACATGGGGAGGAAGATGATGGCGAGTTTGGCTTCGGGCATTTTGGTGCAGACCGCAGCGAGGACGGTCATGATGGCTccagactgaaacacacaaacacacacaccgttCTTTTTCAACAGGAGCTATAAAACTGCTCCTgaaccttttcttcttctgctgctttaatgttcagaaaatatattatatatacatttggcttcactttttgaaCAAGTAGACACAGTTAGGatgtgtcgtccatctttatatacagtttATAGTGCACAGATGGAAAACAGCACTGTACAGTGGACATCCTTCAGGATGACGTTAAGAACCACTCTCACAGTTTCCTGTTTGAGCTGTGTGGGTCCGGTTTCAGGCAGAATGCTGTAACAGACATTTATGAAGGGAAACAGAACCTTCACAGGAAGGAGGAgacttttattactttaagaGAAAGATTCCTCACTGATCTGGAATATtagcctgcttcaaataaaggcctggtgcCCTGAGAGGCTGATGTAAATAAAGACCTGAGCGGCTGACTGCTTCTCTGTCTTTAAGGAAGTTTCTCTGACTCCACATCCAAACGTTTCGTCACTTTTCTTTGAtgaattttcattttaatgttcagacataaaacaaagacagtgtTTGTTACTCACGGCTCCCAGAGATGGACCGAACCTCCCCGTCGCTATCTTACACACATAACTGACGAACGAAGAGACgacacctgaacacaacacaaggTGAACTCAGTTAACCTTCTCTGACATCTCCATCCTGTTTCATGAGCAGCAGCGTGTCCTGATGTTTGGAACAGgtccctatgtgtgtgtgtgtgtgtgtgtgtgtgtgtgtgcgctgcaGCACCTGCCGACAGGTAGACCGCCATGAACTGCTCCCGACCCAGCATAGAGACGGCGCTGCTGGAGAAGCTCCACAGGACGTACATGTTGGCGGCCATGTGGAAGAACGAGAAGTGACTGAAGGTGGAGAGGAGCATGGGAGTGCACAGAGTCTctgcaggaggacacacacacacacacacacacacacacacacacacacacacacacacacacacacacacacaggtgagtaAACGTGTTAATCTCTGATCAGTGGAATAACGGTGTGTTCGGTGTAATCAGGGAACCCTAAAGGCGGTTGGTTAACACCTGAACCCTGAGGTCAGCTTCTGATTGGACGGACTCACTGGAGGCGGGGTTTGCTGTGAAGTATTTGATCATGGAGCGCTGCAGAGACGGGATCCTCCAACAGCAGAACACGATGGCGTTAACTGCAATGATCCctgggaaaaaacaaacacatgaaccaAGTAACAGCTGTTATATCATTATgttatcactgtgtgtgtgtgtgtgtgtgtgtgtgtgtgtgtgtgtgtgtgtgtgtgtgtgtctctcaccTGTGACCGTCCTCTGACCCTCGCTCAAGCTGTTCCACCATTGGttaacctgaaacacacacacacagccaatcagggcgTGACCTGCGAGCTCTGTGGTTAACCTGAGGGCCGTGATGTCACGGG encodes the following:
- the LOC117809889 gene encoding presenilins-associated rhomboid-like protein, mitochondrial — protein: MAWRSCFVLLRLTGEEVSRSSTRGGRWPHSFQQRCGFKKAAKKPETKKVEEELVPPHTETSESTVHRRTPTPHVEHQTPSGPTRAFGRLVKPLVFTVGFTGCSFGSAAIWQYESLKSRVQSYFDEIRADWLEKLRPQKRGDVRKEVNQWWNSLSEGQRTVTGIIAVNAIVFCCWRIPSLQRSMIKYFTANPASKTLCTPMLLSTFSHFSFFHMAANMYVLWSFSSSAVSMLGREQFMAVYLSAGVVSSFVSYVCKIATGRFGPSLGASGAIMTVLAAVCTKMPEAKLAIIFLPMFTFTAGN